From a region of the Seleniivibrio woodruffii genome:
- a CDS encoding DMT family transporter, with protein MSKGVFFIIAAAVLWGTTGTAQFFAPEGASPMTVGAFRLLVGGTGLLLLAVFSGSFKGGAPWNRLHVLLGGLAVAAYQVTFFTGVKLTGVAVGTIVAIGSAPVSAGILGYFILHEKIRMRWYISSALAILGCALLALSGGGDIQISLPGIICAFGAGFSYALYALLTKMLIKDHNGTAAVGLIFFLGAVLLSPILFVSETGWIMSWQGAAVAVHLGLITTTVSYVLFAKGLRTVSVSATATLSLVEPLTATILGIFLVGERINFMVGMGITCLFLGIAILIMKGRG; from the coding sequence ATGAGCAAAGGCGTTTTCTTTATCATAGCGGCGGCTGTTCTCTGGGGAACCACAGGCACTGCGCAGTTTTTCGCCCCTGAGGGGGCATCCCCTATGACGGTGGGGGCTTTCAGGCTTCTGGTCGGCGGAACAGGTCTTCTTCTGCTTGCTGTTTTTTCAGGCAGCTTCAAGGGCGGTGCGCCTTGGAACAGGCTCCATGTGCTTTTGGGCGGGCTTGCTGTTGCGGCATATCAGGTGACTTTTTTCACAGGGGTCAAGCTTACCGGCGTTGCTGTCGGAACCATAGTCGCAATCGGTTCTGCGCCTGTCAGTGCGGGGATACTCGGATATTTCATTCTTCATGAAAAAATCAGGATGCGTTGGTATATCTCATCAGCTCTCGCTATTCTCGGATGCGCTCTCCTTGCCCTTTCAGGCGGGGGGGACATACAGATCAGCCTGCCGGGGATAATATGCGCCTTCGGGGCGGGATTTTCCTATGCGCTTTATGCGCTGCTCACCAAGATGCTTATAAAGGATCATAACGGAACAGCCGCAGTGGGTTTAATCTTTTTTCTGGGAGCTGTGCTTCTTTCTCCGATTCTTTTTGTTTCGGAAACAGGCTGGATAATGAGCTGGCAGGGTGCTGCGGTTGCTGTTCATCTGGGGCTTATAACCACTACTGTGTCATATGTGCTTTTTGCGAAGGGGCTGAGAACCGTTTCGGTCTCCGCAACTGCCACACTTTCACTGGTGGAGCCGCTTACGGCCACTATTCTGGGCATATTCCTTGTCGGTGAAAGGATTAATTTCATGGTCGGAATGGGGATCACCTGTCTGTTTCTGGGCATAGCCATACTTATCATGAAGGGCAGAGGCTAG
- a CDS encoding PstS family phosphate ABC transporter substrate-binding protein, whose protein sequence is MKKLFTLVLSIIALAGLTVSAHAREQIRIVGSSTVYPFSSYVAEEFGATTKFQTPIIESTGSGGGHKLFASGSDLNTPDITNSSRRMKDSEFNKNMEVGNKLISEVKIGFDGIAIAFNRKAAPMSLSRKDILLAVAAEVPVDGKLVANPYKTWKDINSALPNKKIVIYGPPSSSGTRDAFEEMVMQETTAKMDEYGKKAYSKIRQDGAYIPAGENDNLIVQKLAKDPDAIGIFGYSFLEENMDKLQGATVDGFAPVPANISTGKYPISRSLFFYVKQEHIGKVPGIQEYVDLFLSEKMIGDRGLLKRIGLIPLPKAERDAERAKWGKKTALKLSDLN, encoded by the coding sequence ATGAAAAAGCTTTTCACGCTTGTGCTCTCAATAATAGCACTTGCAGGTCTCACAGTTTCAGCTCATGCCAGAGAGCAGATCAGAATCGTTGGTTCCAGCACAGTGTATCCCTTCTCTTCTTATGTTGCTGAAGAGTTCGGCGCAACAACCAAGTTTCAGACTCCCATCATCGAGTCCACAGGTTCCGGCGGCGGCCACAAACTTTTCGCATCAGGCTCAGACCTGAACACTCCTGACATCACAAACTCTTCCAGAAGAATGAAGGACAGCGAGTTCAACAAAAACATGGAAGTGGGCAACAAACTTATCTCCGAAGTTAAGATAGGTTTCGACGGCATCGCAATCGCCTTCAACAGGAAAGCGGCTCCCATGTCTCTTTCAAGAAAAGACATTCTGCTTGCAGTCGCAGCAGAGGTTCCCGTTGACGGCAAACTCGTTGCAAACCCCTACAAAACATGGAAAGACATTAACTCTGCTCTTCCCAACAAAAAAATAGTTATCTACGGCCCCCCCAGCTCATCCGGCACAAGAGATGCATTCGAAGAGATGGTAATGCAGGAAACAACTGCGAAAATGGATGAATACGGCAAAAAGGCCTACAGCAAGATCCGTCAGGACGGTGCATACATCCCCGCAGGTGAAAACGACAACCTTATCGTTCAGAAACTGGCGAAAGACCCCGACGCAATCGGTATCTTCGGCTACTCTTTCCTTGAAGAGAACATGGACAAACTTCAGGGTGCAACTGTAGACGGTTTCGCTCCCGTACCTGCAAACATCTCCACAGGCAAATACCCGATCTCCCGTTCACTGTTCTTCTATGTAAAACAGGAACACATCGGCAAAGTGCCCGGAATTCAGGAATATGTTGACCTCTTCCTCAGCGAAAAAATGATCGGCGACAGAGGCCTTCTGAAAAGAATCGGTCTGATCCCCCTTCCCAAAGCTGAAAGAGACGCAGAAAGAGCAAAATGGGGCAAGAAAACTGCTCTTAAGCTCAGCGACCTTAACTAA
- the hypD gene encoding trans-4-hydroxy-L-proline dehydratase — protein MTDRIKRLREESLDAVPTISSERGVLLTEFFKSGEADGLSVPVQRAKAFHYIMANKELYFQDGELIVGERGPAPKATPTYPEVCIHSKEDFEILHSRPKVSFKVDEKNRKLHDDIVFPFWSGKSHREKVLEHMTEEWMRAYEAGVFTEFQEQRAPGHTVLGKKIFRTGLNGLKEEAAQAIKELDFFNDPEAFNKNEELKAMIIAADAVINFAERNALALKQMADMETDLKRKLELQEMSVICSKVPANAPENFWEALQLYWFVHIGVITETNPWDAFNPGRLDQHLYPFYKADIEAGRLTEEGAKELLHSFWIKFNNHPAPPKVGITAKESNTYTDFALINVGGVKEDGSDGVNDLSYVLLDVIEEMRLLQPSSMVQISKKTPDRFLKRALNIVKTGFGQPSIFNTDAIIQELMRQGKDIVDARNGGASGCVESGAFGTEAYILSGYFNLSKILELTIYGGYDKYTQKQIGLDIPADFKSFEELTEAYKKQLNYFIDIKIRGNIVIERLFAEYIPVPFLSILTEDCIKNGRDYNDGGARYNTTYIQGVGLGSVTDSLASLKYNVYDQEIISLDEMKKALDADFAGYDELRAQLLENTPKYGNDDDYADDLMRMVFEIFFESVNGRPNTRGGVHRINLLPTTSHVYFGSVIGALPDGRKKGIPLSEGISPVQGADRHGPTAVIKSASKIDHLRTGGTLLNQRFAKEFMYTDEGIDNVCRLVRSYFRMDGHHIQFNVMDEKVLREAQVHPENYRDLIVRVAGYSDYFVDITDELQEEIIRRTEHQH, from the coding sequence ATGACTGACAGGATCAAAAGACTCCGTGAAGAGAGCCTTGACGCAGTCCCCACAATTTCTTCTGAAAGGGGAGTTTTGTTAACAGAGTTTTTTAAAAGCGGTGAGGCGGACGGTCTGTCTGTTCCTGTTCAGCGGGCAAAAGCCTTCCACTACATAATGGCAAACAAGGAGCTTTACTTTCAGGACGGCGAACTCATAGTCGGCGAAAGAGGCCCTGCACCCAAAGCAACCCCCACCTACCCTGAGGTGTGTATACATTCCAAAGAGGATTTCGAAATCCTCCACTCAAGACCGAAGGTCTCCTTCAAGGTCGATGAGAAAAACAGAAAACTCCACGATGATATTGTCTTTCCGTTCTGGTCGGGCAAATCCCACAGGGAAAAAGTTCTTGAGCACATGACCGAAGAATGGATGAGAGCCTATGAAGCAGGTGTTTTCACTGAGTTTCAGGAACAGAGAGCGCCCGGACATACGGTTCTGGGCAAAAAAATATTCAGAACAGGGCTTAACGGGCTGAAAGAGGAAGCCGCACAGGCTATTAAAGAGCTGGACTTCTTCAACGATCCCGAAGCATTCAATAAAAACGAAGAGCTCAAGGCGATGATCATCGCCGCAGATGCCGTCATAAACTTTGCCGAGCGCAATGCTCTGGCTCTGAAACAGATGGCAGACATGGAAACAGACCTGAAACGTAAGCTCGAACTTCAGGAAATGAGCGTTATCTGCTCCAAAGTGCCCGCAAACGCACCGGAAAACTTCTGGGAGGCTTTACAGCTTTACTGGTTCGTCCACATCGGCGTTATAACTGAAACAAACCCCTGGGATGCATTCAACCCCGGCAGGCTTGACCAGCATCTTTATCCTTTCTACAAGGCGGATATAGAAGCCGGCAGACTCACCGAGGAAGGTGCTAAGGAACTGCTCCACTCATTCTGGATCAAGTTCAACAACCACCCTGCCCCCCCTAAAGTGGGTATAACAGCCAAAGAATCCAACACCTACACCGACTTCGCCCTTATAAACGTGGGCGGCGTAAAAGAGGACGGTTCCGACGGAGTAAACGACCTCTCATACGTTCTCCTTGATGTTATCGAGGAGATGAGGCTTCTCCAGCCCAGCTCAATGGTGCAGATATCCAAAAAAACACCCGACAGATTCCTGAAAAGGGCTCTGAATATAGTAAAAACAGGCTTCGGACAGCCTTCCATATTTAACACTGATGCAATCATTCAGGAGCTTATGCGTCAGGGCAAGGACATAGTTGACGCCAGAAACGGCGGCGCATCAGGCTGTGTTGAATCAGGTGCATTCGGAACAGAGGCGTACATCCTCTCCGGATATTTCAACCTGTCCAAAATCCTTGAGCTTACCATCTACGGCGGATATGACAAATATACGCAGAAGCAGATAGGGCTTGATATTCCCGCTGACTTCAAATCTTTTGAAGAGCTTACGGAAGCCTACAAAAAGCAGCTTAACTACTTCATAGACATTAAAATACGTGGCAATATAGTTATTGAGCGCCTTTTCGCTGAATACATCCCCGTTCCTTTCCTCTCCATACTCACAGAGGACTGCATCAAAAACGGCAGGGACTACAACGACGGCGGCGCAAGGTACAACACCACATATATTCAGGGCGTGGGTCTCGGTTCTGTGACAGACTCACTCGCGTCGCTGAAATATAATGTTTACGATCAGGAGATAATCAGCCTTGATGAAATGAAGAAGGCTCTGGACGCAGACTTCGCAGGATATGACGAACTGCGTGCTCAGCTCCTTGAGAATACTCCCAAATACGGCAATGACGATGACTATGCGGATGATCTGATGCGCATGGTTTTTGAAATCTTCTTTGAATCCGTAAACGGCAGACCGAACACAAGAGGCGGAGTGCACAGGATCAACCTTCTGCCCACCACATCTCATGTGTATTTCGGCAGCGTGATCGGCGCACTGCCCGACGGACGCAAGAAAGGCATCCCCCTTTCGGAAGGCATATCCCCTGTTCAGGGTGCGGACAGACACGGCCCCACGGCTGTTATCAAATCCGCCTCGAAGATCGACCACCTGCGCACAGGCGGCACCCTGCTTAACCAGAGATTCGCTAAGGAATTTATGTACACCGACGAAGGCATAGACAACGTTTGCAGACTCGTCCGCTCATATTTCCGTATGGACGGACACCACATACAGTTCAACGTTATGGATGAAAAAGTCCTCAGAGAAGCTCAGGTTCACCCTGAGAACTACAGAGACCTCATAGTAAGGGTTGCAGGCTACTCTGACTACTTCGTTGATATAACGGATGAACTGCAGGAAGAGATCATAAGAAGAACTGAACATCAGCATTGA
- a CDS encoding ABC transporter ATP-binding protein, with amino-acid sequence MAEKLLEVKDLIVNYGSIQAIKGISFSVNKGEIVSILGANGAGKSTTLRTLSGLIKPKSGQILYKDVDLAKMPAHKIVREGVSHSPEGRQVFGTLTVEENIKIGAFVKKSVDKDTLEWIYALFPRLLERRKQLAGTLSGGEQQMLAISRALMSKPQLLLLDEPSLGIAPILVKMIFAAIKEISKTGVTVLLVEQNAKAALKLADRGYVIDVGRVTISGSSSDLLNDPKVQEAYLGKKK; translated from the coding sequence ATGGCAGAAAAACTCTTGGAAGTAAAAGACCTCATCGTAAACTACGGCAGTATTCAGGCAATAAAAGGCATCAGCTTTTCAGTAAACAAAGGGGAGATAGTCTCAATCCTCGGTGCTAACGGCGCAGGCAAATCAACAACCCTGCGTACACTGAGCGGACTTATTAAGCCGAAATCAGGACAGATTCTTTATAAGGACGTTGATCTTGCTAAAATGCCTGCCCATAAAATAGTTAGAGAAGGTGTTTCCCACTCTCCCGAAGGACGTCAGGTTTTCGGCACACTCACAGTGGAAGAGAACATAAAAATAGGCGCATTTGTTAAAAAAAGCGTGGATAAAGACACTCTTGAGTGGATATACGCCCTCTTCCCCAGACTTCTGGAAAGACGCAAACAGCTTGCCGGAACTCTCTCCGGCGGAGAACAGCAGATGCTGGCCATCTCCAGAGCACTTATGTCCAAGCCGCAGCTTCTTCTTCTGGATGAGCCTTCACTGGGCATAGCACCCATACTCGTTAAAATGATATTTGCCGCCATCAAAGAAATCTCGAAAACAGGCGTTACAGTTCTCCTCGTTGAACAGAACGCAAAAGCTGCACTCAAGCTTGCCGACAGAGGTTATGTTATTGACGTGGGCAGGGTGACGATATCAGGCAGTTCCTCAGATCTGCTCAACGACCCCAAGGTTCAGGAAGCATATCTCGGTAAGAAAAAATAG
- a CDS encoding glycyl-radical enzyme activating protein — translation MFDIKKYAIHDGPGIRSTVFLKGCPLSCIWCHNPESKGFAIEQIKKELKLDGKVLESMETVGKEMTVREVMAEIEKDILFYEESGGGVTFSGGEVFAQHEFLLALLKSCKEKGIKTCVDTSGYVNRNILEKAIPLTDLFLYDIKLMDDELHKKYCGVPNGQILDNFRVIFESGTEVRLRFPVIPTITDTEINLRKTAEFTAQFPGVPLDLLPYHKIGKDKYRRLGQKYLMDDIEKPSDEYMHLIAAFFSEYGIKTKIGG, via the coding sequence GTGTTTGACATAAAGAAATACGCAATCCATGACGGCCCCGGAATCCGCTCGACTGTGTTTCTTAAGGGCTGTCCCCTCTCCTGCATATGGTGTCACAACCCGGAGAGCAAGGGCTTTGCCATTGAGCAGATAAAGAAAGAACTGAAGCTTGACGGAAAAGTTCTGGAAAGCATGGAGACCGTAGGAAAAGAGATGACCGTCAGGGAAGTCATGGCGGAGATTGAAAAAGACATTCTCTTCTATGAGGAATCAGGCGGCGGGGTAACTTTCTCCGGAGGCGAGGTTTTTGCCCAGCATGAATTTCTGCTGGCTCTGCTTAAAAGCTGTAAGGAAAAAGGGATAAAAACCTGCGTGGACACATCAGGATATGTTAACAGAAACATACTTGAAAAGGCCATTCCTCTCACAGACCTGTTTCTTTATGACATCAAGCTCATGGATGATGAGCTACACAAAAAATACTGCGGTGTGCCGAACGGACAAATACTTGATAACTTCCGTGTCATATTCGAAAGCGGCACGGAAGTAAGACTGAGGTTCCCTGTTATCCCCACAATAACGGATACGGAGATAAACCTCAGAAAAACGGCGGAGTTCACGGCACAGTTCCCCGGAGTTCCTCTGGATCTCCTTCCGTATCATAAGATCGGAAAGGACAAATACCGCAGGCTGGGACAAAAATACCTTATGGACGACATTGAAAAGCCGTCTGACGAATACATGCACCTGATTGCCGCTTTCTTCAGCGAATACGGCATAAAGACCAAAATAGGAGGCTAA
- a CDS encoding branched-chain amino acid ABC transporter permease, with product MDIFLQQVVNGLIIGSIYALVALGYTMVYGVMKLINFAHGDLVAFSAYVGLMFYTQLIGMGIIPQSMVVVMVFVLTAIVAAAVALLVERVAYRPLRNASRLSAVVSALGASMMIQNGIMLIWGPNITIFPSDILPAASWTVYGITITFVQATMIIITLILMVSLTLFINYTKMGTAIRASAINQDVAKLMGINVNLIIMIIFVVGAILGSVGGLFIGMYYRGISFNLGWIYGLNAFIAAILGGIGNIPGSMVGGYLLGLFTALIAGYVSSTWAEAFTFILLILILIVRPKGILGERVAEKV from the coding sequence ATGGATATATTTCTTCAGCAGGTAGTTAACGGTTTAATAATCGGCAGTATTTACGCTCTGGTAGCCCTAGGCTACACAATGGTTTACGGCGTTATGAAGCTTATTAACTTTGCGCACGGCGATCTTGTTGCCTTTTCGGCCTATGTCGGCCTCATGTTTTATACGCAGCTTATAGGTATGGGCATAATTCCTCAGTCAATGGTCGTTGTTATGGTCTTTGTGCTGACGGCAATTGTCGCGGCCGCTGTTGCGCTGTTAGTGGAAAGGGTTGCATACAGACCCTTGCGCAATGCCTCAAGGCTTTCGGCAGTTGTTTCCGCACTCGGTGCGTCAATGATGATCCAGAACGGCATAATGCTTATCTGGGGTCCCAACATAACAATATTCCCCTCTGACATTCTTCCCGCAGCAAGCTGGACAGTTTACGGCATCACAATAACCTTTGTTCAGGCTACAATGATAATAATCACATTGATTCTTATGGTATCCCTGACACTTTTCATCAACTACACCAAAATGGGAACAGCCATCAGAGCCAGCGCCATCAATCAGGATGTTGCAAAGCTGATGGGCATAAACGTGAATTTGATAATAATGATCATCTTCGTGGTCGGCGCAATTCTCGGCTCCGTTGGCGGTCTTTTCATAGGAATGTACTACAGAGGAATCAGCTTCAACCTTGGATGGATCTACGGTCTCAACGCTTTCATAGCGGCGATTCTCGGCGGTATAGGAAACATTCCCGGCTCCATGGTGGGCGGATACCTCCTTGGTCTTTTCACCGCTCTCATAGCAGGATATGTCTCCTCCACATGGGCAGAAGCTTTCACTTTCATTCTGCTTATACTCATACTCATAGTGCGCCCCAAAGGTATCCTTGGTGAGCGTGTAGCGGAGAAGGTGTAA
- a CDS encoding ABC transporter ATP-binding protein gives MSLLELRNVTKVFGGVVAMDKLSFKVEKGDIYGIIGPNGAGKTTAFNCITGIYKPEEGEIIWKGENIAGMHPCDIAGKGIVRTFQNIRLFGKMSVAENIISGRHQKSKQSWLQGLLSTPFYRKDEKENWLKVKDIMKIMGLSEYATIPTQSLAYGIQRRVEIGRALATEPELLILDEPAAGLNEKETLELMELINRIKDEGITILLIEHDMDMVMKLVNKITVINFGKKISEGDPEYIQNDPVVIEAYLGSDDDDEEEEEN, from the coding sequence ATGAGTCTGCTTGAACTTAGAAACGTTACAAAAGTATTCGGCGGCGTTGTCGCCATGGATAAGCTCTCTTTCAAAGTTGAAAAGGGGGACATATACGGAATAATCGGCCCCAACGGTGCGGGAAAAACCACAGCTTTTAACTGCATCACAGGGATATATAAACCCGAGGAAGGCGAAATCATCTGGAAAGGCGAGAATATAGCCGGAATGCACCCCTGCGACATAGCTGGAAAAGGCATTGTGCGCACATTCCAGAACATCAGGCTCTTCGGAAAGATGAGCGTTGCGGAGAACATTATCTCCGGCCGCCATCAGAAATCGAAACAGTCATGGTTACAGGGGCTCTTAAGCACACCCTTCTACAGAAAGGATGAAAAGGAAAACTGGCTGAAAGTGAAAGATATCATGAAGATCATGGGGCTTTCCGAATACGCCACAATCCCCACTCAGTCACTTGCATACGGCATACAGAGACGTGTGGAGATAGGCAGGGCGCTTGCCACCGAACCGGAACTTCTCATCCTTGACGAACCCGCTGCGGGACTGAACGAGAAGGAAACTCTGGAACTGATGGAACTCATCAACAGAATTAAAGACGAAGGCATCACCATACTCCTCATCGAGCATGATATGGATATGGTTATGAAGCTTGTAAACAAGATAACCGTAATAAACTTCGGTAAAAAAATAAGCGAAGGAGATCCTGAATACATTCAGAATGACCCCGTGGTTATTGAAGCATACCTCGGCAGTGATGATGATGATGAGGAGGAGGAGGAAAACTAA
- a CDS encoding branched-chain amino acid ABC transporter permease yields the protein MKNKSVIGYAIFFAALALFPLLNDPRWLTVVSTFCIYSVVALSLDIVLGRAGMFDMGHALFFGLGAYITAIMNVHFGLNILFAVPVVIIVPALFAILLSMPIVHLRGDYLLVATIGMNIVFEQALKNDLLGLTGGPNGIFGIEAKIFGFYLDDGVTIYYIAFFLLLATLLIIRNLERSKVGRALHYIQEDPIAAESLGISTRFYRVFSFALGAAIAGLAGFVFSIQYAAVSPEAFNFMTSVIFFAIILVGGKASIPGILAGTFIMFVIPEIFREFATARYFVFGLAMVVSMVLRPEGMFPAKYGRLPKYVTED from the coding sequence ATGAAAAACAAATCTGTAATCGGATACGCAATCTTTTTCGCAGCCCTGGCTCTTTTCCCCCTGCTGAACGACCCCAGATGGCTTACCGTTGTGTCAACCTTCTGCATTTATTCAGTTGTGGCGCTCAGCCTTGACATAGTGCTCGGCCGTGCCGGAATGTTTGACATGGGTCATGCCCTCTTCTTCGGTCTCGGAGCCTATATAACAGCAATAATGAACGTCCATTTCGGGCTTAACATTCTTTTTGCAGTGCCGGTAGTAATAATTGTCCCTGCTCTTTTTGCCATTCTGCTCTCAATGCCCATTGTCCACCTCAGAGGCGATTATCTCCTTGTGGCGACAATAGGTATGAACATCGTGTTCGAACAGGCTCTTAAGAATGACCTTTTAGGTCTCACTGGCGGCCCTAACGGAATATTCGGTATCGAGGCAAAAATATTCGGATTTTATCTGGATGACGGCGTCACGATATACTACATAGCGTTTTTCCTTCTTCTGGCCACACTCCTGATTATCAGAAACCTTGAAAGAAGCAAAGTGGGCAGAGCCCTGCATTATATTCAGGAAGACCCCATCGCCGCAGAGAGTCTGGGGATCAGCACAAGGTTCTACCGTGTTTTCTCCTTCGCTCTGGGAGCCGCCATTGCGGGTCTCGCTGGCTTTGTGTTCTCCATACAGTACGCCGCAGTCAGCCCTGAGGCATTCAACTTCATGACATCGGTTATATTCTTTGCCATCATCCTCGTGGGGGGCAAGGCATCAATACCCGGCATTCTGGCAGGAACCTTCATAATGTTCGTCATCCCCGAAATTTTCAGGGAATTTGCGACAGCCAGATACTTCGTGTTCGGCCTTGCAATGGTTGTTTCAATGGTTCTCCGCCCGGAAGGCATGTTCCCCGCCAAATACGGCAGACTGCCGAAATACGTCACGGAGGACTAA
- a CDS encoding branched-chain amino acid ABC transporter substrate-binding protein, whose amino-acid sequence MKKLFSLSLMLMASAIFAVTAFAADTIKVGVQAPITGEYANEGQGIDNAARLLADQYNAKGGLLGKKLEVFTCDDEGQAMKAAICAKELVEKGVIMVIGSYTSSAAEAAQRTYYRAGVLQTTDGTSDSLVKEGYWTFFRNSNPNSAAATFTAEYMVKVAKFKRIAIISDHSSYATGLADAVTAEVKKLKGNVVYAGKIKANSQNFTPVLTSVKALNPDVIYFAGYYSDGGLIRAQQKQLGINAEFIGGDANDNVDFAKLAGAAAKDAKIINVPTPDMLPYDSAKKFLAAYKAKYGKEIPSIWSLLNADGMLAFLTAMEKLKTTDTKKVSDWLHKNTLNGYSGKLKWDTRGERVGSTFMVYNIKADGSYGVAYPKQ is encoded by the coding sequence ATGAAAAAACTGTTTAGTCTGTCACTTATGCTGATGGCAAGTGCGATTTTCGCAGTTACGGCATTTGCCGCTGACACCATCAAAGTCGGAGTACAGGCACCTATCACAGGCGAGTACGCAAACGAAGGACAAGGTATTGACAACGCTGCAAGACTTCTTGCAGACCAGTACAACGCGAAAGGCGGACTGCTCGGCAAAAAGCTTGAAGTTTTCACATGCGATGATGAAGGTCAGGCAATGAAAGCAGCTATCTGCGCCAAAGAACTTGTTGAAAAAGGCGTTATCATGGTTATCGGTTCTTACACTTCAAGCGCTGCTGAAGCTGCACAGAGAACCTACTACCGCGCAGGCGTTCTTCAGACAACTGACGGCACAAGCGACTCACTCGTAAAAGAAGGCTACTGGACTTTCTTCAGAAACTCCAACCCCAACTCAGCCGCTGCCACTTTCACAGCAGAATACATGGTAAAAGTTGCAAAATTCAAACGTATAGCTATCATCTCCGACCACTCAAGCTATGCTACAGGACTTGCTGACGCTGTTACCGCTGAAGTGAAAAAACTTAAAGGCAACGTTGTTTATGCCGGCAAAATCAAAGCAAACAGCCAGAACTTCACACCTGTTCTCACAAGTGTAAAAGCTCTTAACCCTGATGTAATCTACTTCGCAGGCTACTACTCTGACGGCGGTCTTATCCGTGCTCAGCAGAAACAGCTCGGCATAAATGCTGAATTCATCGGCGGCGACGCTAACGACAACGTTGACTTCGCTAAACTTGCCGGAGCAGCTGCGAAAGATGCGAAAATCATCAACGTTCCCACTCCCGACATGCTTCCCTATGACAGTGCGAAAAAATTCCTCGCTGCATACAAAGCAAAATACGGAAAAGAAATCCCCTCTATATGGTCTCTGCTGAATGCTGACGGAATGCTTGCGTTCCTTACTGCAATGGAAAAACTTAAGACAACAGATACCAAAAAAGTCTCTGACTGGCTGCACAAAAACACACTTAACGGCTACTCAGGCAAACTTAAATGGGACACAAGAGGAGAGCGCGTTGGTTCTACCTTCATGGTTTACAACATCAAAGCTGACGGAAGCTACGGTGTTGCATATCCCAAACAGTAA